tagttttttttatctgacaTATCAATCTGGTGTTGGTCTCTACTTTTACAAATAAATGTTTGTTCCCTTTCTCCTTCCCTCTATGAAAGTGAgtgatggaaaagaaaaaagaaaaaaagtcttGCCTTTTGTGCCGTCAAAATTTCCTTTTTGATTCTTTCAAACTTCTACAGAAAGGTTGCAGGATTCAAACCAGTGGCTGGGCTGCCCCTGGCCTGCTGGGTTCAGTGGATGGTTAGCACCCCTTGTTGCCTCTGTACCCAAACAGAGGCGCTGTGCTACCCAGTGCATAACTTTGTTCCCCCTACGCAGTTTCTTGTTATGCCATTAACCAATCGCGAGTAACCCTCATACTGTTTGTAGACTTTTCAACATCTATGTTATTGTTGTgcgcttttcttcttcttcttcttttctgaaaTCATTGATGTGTCCCCTAGTCTCCCATTACTTCCATGTTCTAATCTTAAATTATGATTTACATAATGAGGCTATTGATCAAATTTATGCTGGCTTGCCACGAATTCTAGCAGAGTTCAGCATTCATTTGTCTACATTTTCTGGATATTGAAATCTACTTGTACCTATGCTAGTCGTTAGGGAATCCTGTATTGCCAAGTTTGGTGTCTTATCTTCTTTCCTGCTTGCAGTTGGAAAGACAACTCAATGCTTTTATCAGCAAGGAAAGAGAATGAAGCTGAACGGTGATGATAACATTTTTGGCGGCTTCATTATTTCTTTGGTGGCTAAGTTGGTGACGATCTGGCAAAACTTGAGGTACGAggttatattttgatttgcttttctAGTGTACAATATGTGTGAACAAGCCTTGAAGAGCAAGGACGCCCAAATTTTGAGATGCCATTCCTTGAGTCTCACATGATGTGCGACATGTTGTAATTTATTAACTCCATGCTGTAATTATAATTCAGAGTTTTATTCTCGTGATCCTGTGAGACTGGTATTGGTTATCTTCcggaaaaatttattttttacaatttaataatATCTTGGTCAAATTTGTTGTTCCTGGCGATTTGACCCGTGTTTTACGGGTATATGTgttttatcacaaaaaaaaatagatatgcaAAGCCTTTTCAAATTgtataattacataaaaatctaaatgtaaattgataaattgaataaattgacAATTAtctacttaaataaataaataaataatcaatgataactaaaagtgaataaaaaaaaataaaagatagaagaaaatgaagatatttaattttataatataagatatttatTCTGTTGTTTTtactgaatttattttataaaattatttttttattaaaataaataaaaataaaaatagacatgCATTAAAAGAAGTTTAtgtaatgttatatatattaaaaatattatataaaaataaatgttttttgtttttaaaaataaaattcatttatataaaacattaaaaaaactatatgtaaatgaaattaatattttcaaagctaaatacatataattttttttaaatagctagataagcaaaaataaaaatttatagagGAGAGATATtaatagaaatataaattaaaaaactattttagaaaagatattaaaaaaaaaaagcaccaaataaaattagaataaaaaaaaacaatgttgaaccataaattcaaagaaaaaaatttgccAAAAACAATTGATCgtgttaatattttaaactttttatttaggtCATTAGACcgaaaaacactataaataaaaagccatgaatattaatttctaaaaaatcaaatattgaatgatgaaaaaagtcaattacacaaaataatctaaaatatatattattaaaaaaatgagggtgcaagtaaaaataataaaaaaattaaatatgaagacaaacataattttttttattaaaatgttagattgaaaagaaaaataactttagaaaaaggaaaagaaaaaaaaaataaggatcaaattgaaaaaaaatatataatctttaattaaaggataaaattgaaaataaaaatttaacagaaggatcaaggaaaaaaaataaggactgaattggaaaaaataatatataataaattgtaattgaatgactaaattcaaaacaaaagattaagaaacgactaaaattaaaactaaaaaaaaggatcaatgCGCATTTTTTTAAGGGAGGAGagtgaaaataagaaaataaaaactgcaACGAACTATTTATTCGTCGCCGACACACGTCTTTCCATGAGAAAAAGAGCACGGCGAAGCTTTTAATGATATAGTATAATGACAAGTTTGGCCATTGAAAAACACCGcatgtattatttaaattgcaCGGGTGCCCTAACCTATTAACACGTGGGCAACCCACACACATAgctttgtatttaaaaattaattaatcatgttaagaaaaaaagtgaTGTGCTCAATGGATTTAGAATTAACAAAACACCTTTGTGAAAGGACAAACATAATTATTGGGTGTAtgttcctaattttttttttttttgaatggaaaaaatatcttttaactgttttttttaatgaaaaagacaGCATTATTGGttaataattctattttttttttacttgaagggCAATCTAATCAATTTACtattttagaaaatttgaaATGATGCATATACTCCTTCATAATGTTTTAATGACTAATAAACTAtgagaaaatactaaaatacccCCAACCCCAGGGTTCTAAATTTTTCTTCCAAGGGCAAAATCATAATTCCACTCTAacaatgaatagttttttttttttttgtgcacaATATTTTCTATAGTATTTTGACAAAGtgttttactgattttttttaaagataggTGGTTCATGCTACATCCTGgaacaagttaatttttttataacataaaaaaatgatgttgagGCGTGATGATAgcatttttaaagcaaaaaaaaaaaaaaaatttgagactTGGATCATTGATTCGAATGGATTCAGAAAGctcagttaatttaataatatgattataaaaaaaaacccaaaaacaatagtaaaaaaacaacaatgactaataaaaaaactaaactatagctaatattatgaaaagatactcactaaatatttttaaaagatctcaatgatcttattttatatatatatatatatatatatatatatgattgaatGAAAACAGAATAACCTCAtctagagggaaaaaaaaattgaaactcaaTTACCAGTAAATCAAACACTGaaggataaattgaaaaaaaaaaataggataaaaGAAATTGACTCAAGTCAACTTGAATAAccctttaaaaaattgaataaaacaatgaaaagtgaaattgaaaaaaaaaattaaaaaaacactaagtcaactcaagttaacgCAACTAACCCGCGACTTGAGATATGAGATTAAATAATCCCATTTAAAGATAATCAGAAAAAACCATAAGGTTAAAGGTCTAATAACctaatatcaaataatgaaataaaaaaaacttaattttaaaagaagaacctatatatataaaaaaaggatcgATGTCAAATTGGGCTAATTTTTAAAGCCTATGACTCGGGGCATGATACTAGGTCACAACAAGCAAACTTAAAAACATGATTAAGCAAAATTTCaaatcatccaaaattaaaaaaaatagagcatatagacatcaaaaaataaatattgaatttggtataaaaattaaatgaaattgaaaaataaaacaaatcaataaaatgataaaaataaatagcaatcaaaagaataaaaaccagattgaataaaaaaataaaataaaatgttgagttgacggaattgaaaaaataaaaaaatcaagaaaatgataagaaaaaatatcaatgaaaagaataaggactaaattgaatatacaaaattaaattgaaaaaaatattaagggatgaaatttaaaactataatcaacttcaacaagcattaaaatcaaaacaaataataattaaaataatgaggacaaaaattgatataattacATATTGACATGAtacatttgatttttgaaaggaCTGACTTTAAAATTCAAGGCAAAGAGAGAGGAAaggaggaggaaaagaaaaaaaaatccatcggAGCTCCATTGTTACTCTTTGATGCATGCTTGATTGGCAATACcaattttcataattatatttaatttatggtgattaaaataaatatttgtaagagTTTGAAGGATATAAATTCTAGAAGAGAAtgtaatttcttaaattaaaacttttttttcttatttatactttttttttcatacaagttttttttttttattaacgtggttTTTTAGTGAGAATCtaaggtaattaaaataaatgttggTAAGAATTCAATGCTTTAAATTCAGaaggaaagaaatatatttCTCGAAGCGGAATTTTCATTTCcttattagtttcttttttattaatagcatgattttttaaataaaaacaatcataatttaaaaagaaagtttttttttttaaaaaaaatgtcttgataatttttatgcaCCTGcaactatataaaaagaataaaagaataattagtttgttaaagctatgtaaaaaactaacaataaaaataacaatatatatatacatagtcATTGAATATTTATATGCAATACTTTTACAATTTATTGCATTGGCTAATATATagttatcattattattgtttgaaatGTATTGAAATTActttgtaattattaatttagaaagatttttttaaagtgtttttggtTTTAGAAAGTCAGACCCAcgtgcttggtttttttttttaaaaaaagcctaAGCATGTTTGGTCTTGGTAGGCTAGGTTCGCATACTTTACAAGTTTCTTGTAAAATAAGTGAATGACATATGTTCTCCtataataattttcaagttttttaaccATTAAAACCTAAATTTGAACTTGCTTTCACCAAAATAATTCTAAGAACCTCAATAATTCCATTTTTAACCATATAACACAATGTAATAAGCCTAAAAACTCaagatcaaatcaaatcataacaAATTTCTCAAAGCACAATTTACTTTTTTCACACATGATTAAAGGatcaaacaatatttattaCACTCCTATAATCAAGGCAAACTCATCTGACATCAAGATTGGTAATTTTGATAATGTTTGtacccaaaataaatataaatgtgtCAAATATAGAAAACACTAATTATTGACCACAAAGTAAGagaaaagagatgaaattgatcataaatcaaaagaatcgATCGAGTTAGAAGGAAGTTGATCAACTTAGAATGTTTAAGGAGTAGTCGACAAAGTGACCATAAGGAAGCAATTGCCTAACAAAGTTTGAATTAAAGCCAAACAAGAGATCTAATTATATTCATAACAGGAGTCCTCAACAAAATAGCTAATCAGAAAATAGAGTTTAGATTAGAATTCACGTCTACATTAATAAAAGAGGAATTTAATTTGCAGTAGAATTCAATAAACCTTTTTATCTTATATCAATATTTGTATAGGATTAGAATTACCTGTGTAAATAGGATTCACTCTGTAACAATATAAATAGGATTAAATACTATTGTAAATGATGGCCAAACTCCTATATTTAATTTCAGcaatatatttatctcttatgTTCCCCTAAAAGGTTTGTTTCATTTATCTTCTTtacaactttatttattttttgcataaaagTTTCCTGTGAACCCTTCTATTTTTAGAATTCATGTGTTTTGTTTAAACAATGATGGTTttataacatattattattattgaggtCTAAGGTTTGAAGTTCCTACTTTATTTGATTAGAGGTGGTTGTTAACTTATTACATGCTCAATTCTAAAAAGATATAGTTGGCAACATATAGATTGACATGTTTGGTGGGAAAAAAGATTCAACATTCATTCTAGAAGCCAATAAAACATGtctccaaaaaacaaaaatataggaAAACTCATTCTTGTTGTAATAGATAAATAGTCATACAAGTAATGGAGATAGGCTAGTGTTTTGGCCTAAAGAGCTTGAATacaaacttttaattgaggataattttgcaaaaataaatataaatacaagtatatggacaaattttttttctcaaaaaaatcaaagattgaaATGAAACTTTCTAAAAGCCTCCATTATattaactataaactaaaaaatattagttttttattgtggactgcatcaaaatattttttaataaaaaatcaaagattgaaATGAAACTTTAAGCTCTATTATATTAACTATAAACAAAAAGGCATCAACTTTTTACTATGAATTGCACAAAGTCCACAGTAAAAAGGCTTATGTCTTTtgcttatagtttttttttcttttttttttttttaattaattttttttgtttaatttagttttagtaatattaaattttttctatttagttatcatactctcATAATACGGATCCCAGATTTGAcagggtttgatgggttaacccagttgattcagatttttttttttctttttcttaagtagtttttttcttccaattttatcttttaatattgatttgattgagaattaaacttcatgatttgttttgtttaattttcattaaattatcatgatttcatGAAGGGAATTTACTGTACCCCTCCTCACAAAGCACTATTCACTTGGAATCGTGctttgctttgttgtttttttctttgttttctcctttcaatttatcttttttttttttgtttaatttcattttgcaatattaaattttttctatttaatcatcacactttcatgacacggcCTTGCAACTAAACCCACATCCAAGACTCTTGGGTCTGATGTTACAACCACACCCAAGGCTCTTGGGTATGGTGTTGTAGGCATACTTACTTAAACTCgggtcatgaaagtttaatgttattattaatataaaaatattattatttgtattataaatattactattggtattataattaatattataaatactaCTCttgggtcaggcgttgcagccaagcCCAACGCTCTTAGGTCTAGCTTTATAGATAAACCTAACACTGTTGGAtcttagcttcttttttttttttttttatattttttatgccaaAACAAATTGGCCCGCGGCATAGCACGAGCCATCCTAACTAGTTactaactataaaaataaatgcaatacGTGAACTCATTCCattacattatttttgttcttatattATAGCATTAATTACCTAATCCTAAGAGGTTGATTTACTAGTTAAGGAAACTtgcttaatttattgatttattaggTTTAAATCTTAGAGttagataaaatatattaaattcttctaaTTACACTAAATTGATATGGGTTGcactcttaaaattattttgatgtgagaCAATAGagaattaaagagaaaataagaagagaaagaagaagaaaatgaacaaaGAATGGAAGGGAAAtggaggaagagaaaaaaaaagtctataACTTTACTTAATTCATCAAAAACTATCCATAACTCGaaaattatacataaattaaaaaaatctaatcacAATCAACAATTGGGTTTATAGTctactaaaaaaatctaataaaataccATAAATTAAGCTTAATAATAAACcctgaataaaattaaataacttgGGCTTGAAAGTGCTCCATAATCTCCGAACTAAAGAGTGACGGGTTTGactatttttcatcatcttcaaccatCATATATGAAATATATGATGCTAGCATGGTGTCCTTGCCAGTTGTCCcgggattaaaaaaaacttgaatttgttGATTGTAGTTATGAGCAACTCTGATAATACTCCCAAATATCAAGATTAGGTTAAAAACACTCACAAATATTGAATATGTATATGGTCATAATCTTCGACCGTATGCATATATAACATATGACATGGGTCTAAAGtcttgaaaatactaaaaacatttaattactttatattacattataatttaCTCACCTTCAATATATTCGTTTTACCATTACcttcttttagttattgtttttttttttttgctttgcttttttttttctttgttttttactttttaatttaattctttattattattattttttctatttagttaccATATTCTTATGATACATATCTTatgtttgatgagttaacctagTTAGACTGGTTACCCTAGttgactcagatttttttttcagaattttttttaattatttttttctttcaatttcataatttaatattgctttgataaagaattaaatttcatgatttattttatttacttttcattaGATTATCCTGATTTTATGAAGGGATTTTACTATACCCCTCCTCACAAAGTACTACTTCCTTGGAATAGtgctttgctttgttttttttttttttctcttgctttgccttttcttttcaattaatctttttttatttaattttattctttaatatttattttttttctatttagttatcacactttcatgacatgaatcctaggtttgacgggttaacttggttttgcAGGTTAACCcatttaactcaattttttttctttttcttaattagttttttttttcgaatttcatcctttgatattgatttgattgagaattaaactttatgattttttttgattactttttattagattatcctGATCTTATAAGGAGGTTTTACTATACCTTtcctcataaaatattattcattagaataatgctttgtttttttttttccttgtttgttcttttcaattaacccttttttttttgtttaatttcattctttaatgttaatctttttcaatttatttactaCACTCTTATGGCACAGATTccaagtttgacaagttaacctgatTTAGGGAGTTAACTTAGTTgactcatatttgttttttttttcttaattagtttttttctttcaatttcatcctttaatattgatttgattgataattaaactttatgatttattttgtttacttttcattagattatcctgatctcatgacATGATAATAATGCTTAACGGATCAACCCGTGTTAACTGGGATtgttttttgtatcttttatttaattgattttttttaaattttatcattcaatattgggtcggttaggaattgagcttcataatctattttgatttgttttttatgagaatatctTAGTCTTAAAATTAAGGTCACAAGTTTTAGCATTTTAACCTTAGTAAAATCatgacatttttttgtttttttttctaagaggtTATATTGGCCtcattatcattcaatattggatcGGTTGAGAACTGAGCTTCATAATCTAATTTTAACCTAATTGactgattttctctctctttttttaattgatcttttaccccaatttcattaattaatattatgtttaacTGAGAATtatgtttcataatttgttttggtttgtttttcattaggttatcatgatctcatgacttgataataatatttaacggttaactcgagttaacttgacttattttttatctcatttttttaattaagatttttataattttcatcgtTCAACATTAAGTTTGACAGAGATTATTGATAatcgagttttataattttttttgattgtttCTCTATGGGGTTATCTCAGTTTCAAGATCAAAGTCACAGATTTAACAGGTCAACTTGGGTTAAATCaaggttatttatttttttttttttctataaggttatcttagTCTGATGACCCGGGTCATAAGTTTGATGGATTGACTTAggttgtttttatgttatttttttaaattggtttatttttttttaatcttatccttcaatatttggttaattagggattaaaatttataatttgtttcatttttttttccatgagatTATCTCAGTCTTATGATTCGGGTTgcaagtttgacatgttaactgagttttttttttagatgatttttaaatggattgtttttaattttatccttctatattaggttgattgagaagtagacttaataatttattttgatttactttatatatagTTGTTATAGCTCATGTCATAAATTTATCACGTTAACCTTGATTATACAAGATCAATTcaatatgttgttattttaatattaaaaaaaatatcatcttaaaattttatttagtcaaaatttattttcacatgttatataagttgtttttagatcaataaaatcaaccaaattatattaaataaaccctcacacaattttgtttttagatcataaaacaactaaattatattaaataaacaacaattattcaacgtttaaatatttttttataagaaaaatttaacttcaATCATGTTACCTTCTATTTTACATTGATAGTGAAAGAAAGAATCAGTGCCGTCCATCTTTTAGGTATTTTGTGCGGACCGTTCATTTggaagataacaaaaaaaaaaaaaaagaagcttccttttatttattcgTCCACGATTGTTCGATATCGAACAATAGATCTATCTCTATATATATCGATAATTGTATCCGCTGATTGCAACTCTTCTCAGCTATCATCGAATTTCGTTCGATCTATTTTTCTCCATCTTGACGTTGCTAAGATCATATTATATTGACAAAAGAAAGCTCTCAAATCGATTGCTATAGGTAATTCCGTGTTAAACCTagggtttcatttttttttttttttttatataaataaaattaatttgggattttttttattcaggttTTAAGAGCAAAAATCATCTCTGAAAGGACTTCTCGCATGATCTTTGACCATTTATGAAATGTCGGCGTTACTTAATGTATtctttgctctctctctcttttttttttttaattattaatctgAAGAATAGTTACTGGTTTCTCAATTCTTGaaagataaatattatatgCTTCAATTGTTCTTTTGTGCAAAAAGTCTTAATACTCACTGGATTGCAGTCTGGTCTAAATGGATCAGCTTCAAATCTTCCGGACACCACGGCGCGATCTTTTGGTACATCCTTCTCTGGCCAGTCCGGTGCGGCAGCCTCTCCTGTTTTTCATCACAGTGGTGGTTAGATTTTGCCTGAGATTCGCTCGTGTCCTCGTCTTTTCCTGCTTCTCATATCAGTTTTCCTTGTGATTCTAAATAAGGTTATCTTATTGCGCGCAGGAACTATTCAAGGGCTGCATAATATTCATGGGAGCTTTAATGTACCCAACATGCCTGGAACTTTTGCTTCAAGAAATTCTACAATCAATAACATTCCTTCAGGTGGGGTTCAACAACCTACTGGAAGCCTCTCCAGTGGACGGTTTGCGTCCAATAATCTTCCAGTTGGTCTCTCTCAGGTCTGTAATTTGCTTTTAATCTAGTAACTgtatcctgtttttttttttttttacagtagtAAACTTCTTGAATGTTTTCCCTGTACAGCTGTCTCATGGCAGTTCCCATGGACATTCTGGGGTTTCAAATAGAGGAGCTTTAAGTGTTGTAGGAAATCCAGGATATGGTAGCAACACCAATGGAATTGGTGGTTCTATACCTGGTATTCTCCCAACATCTGCTGGAATAGGTAACCGGAATGCTGTTCCTGGATTGGGGGTTTCCCAAATTTTGGGCAATACAGGTCCTAGGATTACGAGTTCTGGAGGAAACATGGTTGGTGGTGGGAACATTGGGAGAAGCTTAAGCTCGGGTGGAGGACTATCTGTCCCTGGTCTTGCTTCTCGTTTGAATTTAACTGCAAATAGCGGATCTGGCAGCTTAGGCATGCAAGGACAAAATAGATTAATGACTGGTGTGCTTCCACAAGGTTTGTGTGCAAGGAAGAAACTAATCAATGCTTTATTTTCTTGACCATACAATTTACTGGTGCCTTGGTTTGAATGTGATAAAATATCTTTGCCACTGGCTTTGCTAGCTTGGAAATTGTGTTGATGCtcgttttgaattttattttgtttgcatATTGAAAGCTTGCTAGAGTTTCTTGTATTGGTCTTTTCTGTAATTTCTTACAAGCACCATCAGAAATCCTGAGTCAAATGTCCTCGGCATTGCAGccctctctttctttgtttatgaTTGCCTGGATGGCACAAAAGGATCCTTATAGCTGACCACTACTAGTCTGGGATCAAGGCCTTTTAAAGTGCACTGTTGTTTTCACTTGAAAAGAATGTCATTATCTTTTAGATTTTATGGAAGATTCAAGCTTGTGAGTCCTTCTGGGTGTTGAAAAACAATGCTGAATCAGGTGGATGCTTAGTTTTATATGATTCAACCACTTGGTCTGATATCCTGAACAATTAATTTGACTGTTTGCTGCCCTATTAGTTCTTATGTTCACAGATTGTTTAGATTTTCAAATGTTAATTTCCAAGTTTAGCTATATATGCTTGTGTAAATGACATTTTGTGGATTCAGGAAATCCACAGGCAATTCCTATGTTAGGAAACTCCTACCCCACTGCCATTGGTCCTCTTTCCCAGAGCCACGTTCAAGGTGTGAACAATCTCAGCTCTATGGGAATGTTGAATGATGTGATCTCCAATGACAGTTCCCCTTTTGACATTAACAATGATTTCCCTCAGTTGACAAGTCGTCCTAGTTCTGCTGGAGGGCCTCAAGGTCAAATGGGTAATTAAAATATGCTTTTGCTATTTGTTTATGGTTGTTTCTGTCTCTGCTTTCACCTGTATTTGGtgataaaatacaatgaaactACTTGCAGGTTCACTACGAAAACCTGGTCTTGGAGTTAGTCCCATTGTTCAACAAAGCCAAGAGTTCAGCATTCAGAATGAAGATTTTCCAGCTTTACCAGGATTTAAAGGTTCCAAACTCATTCTTGCAAACTCCCTACTTTCTGTATAATGCTAACACACTGCCTCCTGGTTGGTGGGGAATTTCCCATCTTCACGTGTTTGCTCATTGATGTGAGGCTGCCTTTTAATCAGTAGATGATGTCCCTGTATAAGTTACAATTAAGATTTTCCTAATGCATGCTTAAGCAATATTTTGTGATTGGATCTATAACATTTTTAATGTCGTGTCTTCTGGACTTGGCTGTATAGCTGTGTTTGTGATTTTGCCCCTTGCCAGAACAAAAACCTACATCTGCATAGTCATTATCCTAATTTTTCTCCAATCAGTAATGCATTTTTCATACCCGTTGACTATGATATTGGATTTGATTCAGGTGGTAATGCTGATTACACTATGGATTTGCATCAGAAAGAACAACTGCATGACAATACCTTGTCAA
This genomic interval from Populus alba chromosome 1, ASM523922v2, whole genome shotgun sequence contains the following:
- the LOC118036886 gene encoding probable NOT transcription complex subunit VIP2 yields the protein MSALLNSGLNGSASNLPDTTARSFGTSFSGQSGAAASPVFHHSGGTIQGLHNIHGSFNVPNMPGTFASRNSTINNIPSGGVQQPTGSLSSGRFASNNLPVGLSQLSHGSSHGHSGVSNRGALSVVGNPGYGSNTNGIGGSIPGILPTSAGIGNRNAVPGLGVSQILGNTGPRITSSGGNMVGGGNIGRSLSSGGGLSVPGLASRLNLTANSGSGSLGMQGQNRLMTGVLPQGNPQAIPMLGNSYPTAIGPLSQSHVQGVNNLSSMGMLNDVISNDSSPFDINNDFPQLTSRPSSAGGPQGQMGSLRKPGLGVSPIVQQSQEFSIQNEDFPALPGFKGGNADYTMDLHQKEQLHDNTLSMMQSQHFSIGRSAGFNLGEAYSSYRPQQQQQHAPAVSSGVSFASVNNQDLHGSELFPSSHSIYHPQTSGPPGIGLRPLNSPNTVSGVGSYDQLIQQYQHQNQPQFRLQQMSTVNQPFRDQGIKSMQTAQSAPDPFGLLGLLSVIRMSDPDLTSLALGIDLTTLGLNLNSAESLHKTFGSPWSDEPAKGDPEFNVPKCYYAKPPPPLDHNYFSKLWTETLLYAFYSMPKDEAQLHAANILYERGWLYHKEQRRWLKRVPNTEPLVKTSAYERGSYHCFEPNTFEITLKENFVLHYEMVEKRPGLPQH